A part of Gramella sp. MAR_2010_147 genomic DNA contains:
- the gldK gene encoding gliding motility lipoprotein GldK, with protein sequence MKKYISLIAVLALLSSCGGGDRGQLVGAEGKKWNPEKPYGMTLIPGGAFIMGKSDDDIAGQKNAPPKTVTVRSFYMDETEITNSEYRQFVDYVRDSIVRVNLAIMAELQGATPGDDAIGEYAFADAEEGEMTPYEEYMLNTYGQGGPTDDYANRRLNKDIDIVWDTQDYPDVYYAEVMDSMYIPMDEVYNGQRTIDVKKLKFMYSYMDIQSAAKTQGKRSNFIKKEEVAIYPDTTVWIKDFNYSYNEPMHNDYFWHSAFDDYPVVGVSWKQARAFTQWRTKYHNDFRREKGDANVPTYRLPTEGEWEYAARGGLQGASYPWGGPYTLNDRGCFMANFKPLRGDYAADQALYTVEAKSYDPNDYGLYNMAGNVAEWVDSSYDPGSYEYMSTMNPTVNNPEDRRKVVRGGSWKDVAYFLQVSSRDYEYMDSARSYIGFRTVQDYLGTDVTLNQKNP encoded by the coding sequence ATGAAGAAGTATATTTCGCTCATTGCTGTTCTAGCCTTGCTTTCGAGCTGTGGCGGTGGCGATCGTGGACAGCTTGTAGGTGCGGAGGGAAAGAAGTGGAATCCGGAAAAGCCTTATGGTATGACATTAATTCCTGGCGGAGCGTTCATTATGGGTAAATCTGATGATGATATAGCCGGCCAGAAAAATGCACCACCAAAAACGGTTACAGTACGTTCATTTTATATGGATGAAACTGAAATAACCAATTCTGAATACAGACAATTTGTAGATTATGTAAGAGACTCTATAGTTAGGGTTAATCTTGCGATTATGGCAGAACTGCAGGGTGCTACACCAGGTGATGATGCCATTGGTGAATATGCATTTGCTGATGCTGAAGAAGGAGAAATGACACCTTATGAAGAATATATGTTGAATACATATGGTCAGGGTGGGCCTACAGATGATTACGCGAACAGAAGACTAAATAAGGATATTGATATAGTCTGGGACACTCAGGATTATCCTGATGTGTATTATGCCGAGGTGATGGATTCTATGTATATCCCAATGGACGAGGTGTACAATGGCCAGCGTACCATAGACGTTAAAAAACTGAAGTTCATGTATTCATATATGGATATTCAGTCTGCAGCAAAAACCCAGGGTAAAAGAAGTAATTTCATAAAAAAAGAAGAGGTTGCGATCTATCCCGATACCACCGTTTGGATCAAAGATTTCAATTATTCATATAACGAACCTATGCATAATGATTATTTCTGGCATAGCGCTTTTGATGATTATCCAGTTGTAGGGGTTTCCTGGAAACAGGCCAGGGCTTTTACACAGTGGAGGACAAAATATCATAATGATTTTAGACGTGAAAAGGGAGATGCGAATGTTCCAACTTATAGATTGCCGACAGAAGGGGAGTGGGAATATGCAGCCAGAGGTGGCCTTCAGGGAGCTTCTTACCCATGGGGTGGTCCTTATACGCTGAACGATCGTGGATGTTTTATGGCTAATTTCAAACCTTTACGAGGAGATTATGCAGCAGATCAGGCATTGTATACCGTCGAGGCAAAGTCCTACGATCCTAATGATTATGGACTTTATAACATGGCAGGTAATGTGGCAGAATGGGTGGATTCATCTTACGATCCGGGGTCGTATGAATATATGTCTACAATGAACCCTACCGTTAATAACCCGGAAGATCGAAGAAAAGTAGTGCGTGGAGGTTCCTGGAAAGATGTGGCCTACTTCCTTCAGGTAAGCTCCAGAGATTATGAGTATATGGATTCAGCTAGAAGTTATATAGGTTTTAGAACTGTTCAGGATTATCTTGGAACAGACGTAACTCTTAACCAGAAGAATCCATAA
- the gldL gene encoding gliding motility protein GldL, with translation MANSRSTKKVTNMVYGLGASVVILGALFKIMHWPGGNPMLILGLVVEALVFAYSAFEPVDDDLDWSLVYPELAGGPGRNRSAVVAEEKEAEGMLSKKLDAMLKEAKLDANLMSSLGDSIRNFEGAAKGIAPTVDSMASQKKYSEELSVAAAQMETLNNIYKAQVESAAKQAEVNQEVADNAGKLKTQMDSLANNMASLNNVYGGMLTAMNGKPRV, from the coding sequence ATGGCAAATTCAAGATCAACAAAAAAAGTGACCAATATGGTGTATGGTCTGGGAGCATCTGTAGTTATTCTGGGTGCCCTGTTTAAAATCATGCACTGGCCTGGTGGAAACCCAATGTTAATATTAGGACTTGTAGTAGAAGCATTGGTATTTGCTTACTCTGCATTTGAACCTGTAGATGATGACCTGGACTGGTCACTGGTTTACCCTGAACTTGCTGGAGGACCAGGAAGAAATAGGAGCGCAGTGGTTGCTGAAGAGAAAGAAGCAGAAGGAATGCTTTCTAAAAAACTGGATGCAATGCTAAAAGAGGCCAAATTAGATGCGAATCTAATGTCTTCTTTAGGAGATAGTATTAGAAATTTTGAAGGAGCCGCCAAAGGTATAGCCCCAACTGTAGATTCTATGGCTTCTCAGAAGAAATACAGTGAAGAATTAAGTGTTGCCGCTGCTCAAATGGAAACTTTGAATAATATTTATAAAGCCCAGGTAGAATCTGCAGCTAAACAAGCTGAAGTTAATCAGGAGGTTGCTGATAATGCCGGGAAACTAAAAACACAAATGGATTCACTTGCGAATAATATGGCGTCATTAAACAATGTTTATGGTGGAATGTTGACTGCAATGAACGGAAAACCAAGAGTCTAA
- the gldM gene encoding gliding motility protein GldM, which produces MASGKQSPRQKMINLMYLVFIAMMALNMSKEVLTAFGLMNEKLTASTANYEERNNALMAGLATKVEEQPAKYTSIKADADKIHELSSNFTQYIEGIKEELETSVDDPNDYETMDQSSAMDEMFFQSGRISPKGEEFLAQIETYRNGVSEILDNEYNTIAQKVNVQKEFATEEENVEGAKVPWLKYRFEGFPLVASITQLTQMQADIKSTESEILSSMLSGQLQSDVSLKNYEAIVIPSKPAFFSGENFQGKVVLGRFDNTLQFENVVINGKKVDNLEAGQVVLDFPAGNVGEQKITGELQYMENDTLKSIEISDSYNVIPLPNSAVISADKMNVVYRGVQNPMTISIPGVSSVSANAPGLRQSGGAGSYLMDVTTLQAREVTISVSGTLPGGKSVSDKKTFRVKDIPRPVGTIRGEDGSVSMQRNSLEIATVGANLPDFDFDLNLNVSSFKFKVPGQPTIIVNGSRLDDRAKAALRRAGRGETVQIYDINASLAGNSSYKLKKVAAVLIELTN; this is translated from the coding sequence ATGGCATCCGGAAAACAATCGCCAAGGCAGAAGATGATAAACCTAATGTATCTGGTTTTCATCGCTATGATGGCACTAAATATGTCCAAAGAGGTTCTTACCGCTTTTGGATTAATGAATGAGAAGCTTACGGCTTCTACAGCAAATTACGAAGAAAGAAATAATGCTTTAATGGCGGGACTTGCTACGAAGGTAGAAGAGCAACCTGCAAAATATACCAGCATTAAAGCAGACGCTGATAAGATTCATGAATTATCTTCAAATTTCACTCAGTATATAGAAGGAATTAAAGAAGAATTGGAAACTTCAGTAGATGATCCTAATGATTATGAAACGATGGATCAATCCAGTGCAATGGATGAAATGTTCTTTCAGAGTGGTAGAATTTCACCTAAGGGAGAAGAATTCCTTGCACAAATTGAAACCTATAGAAATGGTGTTTCTGAAATTTTGGATAATGAATATAACACCATTGCTCAAAAAGTAAATGTTCAGAAAGAATTTGCAACAGAAGAGGAGAATGTGGAAGGTGCTAAAGTACCGTGGTTGAAATACCGCTTTGAAGGATTTCCTTTAGTTGCATCTATCACTCAGCTAACTCAAATGCAGGCCGATATTAAGAGCACAGAAAGTGAGATTCTATCTTCTATGCTTTCAGGTCAGCTTCAAAGTGATGTATCCCTTAAGAATTATGAGGCTATTGTAATTCCAAGTAAGCCAGCTTTTTTTAGCGGGGAAAACTTCCAGGGTAAGGTAGTTCTTGGTCGTTTTGATAATACACTGCAATTTGAGAACGTTGTTATTAACGGAAAGAAGGTAGATAATCTAGAAGCAGGCCAGGTAGTTTTAGATTTTCCAGCAGGAAATGTTGGGGAGCAAAAGATCACTGGTGAACTGCAGTATATGGAGAACGATACTTTAAAAAGTATAGAGATATCTGATTCTTATAACGTAATCCCGTTACCTAATTCAGCGGTAATTTCTGCAGATAAAATGAATGTGGTTTATCGCGGGGTTCAGAACCCGATGACCATTTCTATTCCAGGAGTAAGCAGTGTTAGTGCAAACGCTCCCGGTTTAAGGCAGTCTGGTGGAGCAGGAAGTTACTTGATGGATGTAACCACACTACAGGCTAGAGAAGTAACCATTAGTGTAAGTGGAACATTACCTGGAGGTAAATCTGTTTCAGATAAGAAAACCTTTAGAGTAAAAGATATCCCTAGACCGGTTGGAACAATCCGTGGTGAAGACGGATCTGTATCTATGCAAAGAAATAGTCTTGAGATCGCAACTGTGGGTGCGAACCTTCCAGATTTCGATTTCGATCTTAATCTTAATGTTTCGAGCTTTAAATTTAAGGTGCCTGGACAACCAACTATTATTGTAAATGGAAGCAGGCTGGACGATAGAGCTAAAGCGGCGCTAAGACGTGCAGGTAGAGGTGAAACAGTTCAGATCTATGATATTAATGCTTCACTTGCAGGAAACTCAAGTTATAAGCTTAAGAAAGTGGCAGCTGTATTAATTGAGCTGACGAACTAA
- the gldN gene encoding gliding motility protein GldN, whose product MSVKEIFVYGFVMMMGVSSFGQANILNANKPDDIGKKSEAQAMVDEEDKPLEYGYVGDRDILWSKGTWEIIDLDERVNFPLYYPIDTNNIGSDRRSLYDVLVGAIKQGKIQNVYADSYFTEKRTLKDISATLSKVDTTDLGIEQYNAGEEVDGQFIDRRDLGAADIAEYHVRGMWYFDKRLAELKYRLLGIAPVAPDVNFIDSGQTDLVELFWVWYPDAREVLHDAKVFTGGNTSQVISFDHLLNSRRFDGVIYKEDNVQGDREIDEYIADNAFMQLLESQRIKEQIRNFEQDMWSY is encoded by the coding sequence ATGAGCGTGAAAGAAATTTTTGTATATGGTTTTGTGATGATGATGGGTGTCTCTTCTTTCGGTCAGGCAAATATCCTGAACGCCAATAAGCCCGATGATATTGGGAAAAAATCGGAAGCTCAGGCAATGGTAGATGAAGAGGATAAACCACTGGAATATGGGTATGTCGGAGATCGCGATATCCTGTGGTCTAAAGGAACCTGGGAGATTATAGATCTTGATGAAAGAGTGAATTTTCCACTTTATTATCCAATAGACACTAATAATATTGGTTCAGACAGAAGATCGCTTTACGATGTACTTGTAGGTGCTATTAAACAGGGTAAGATTCAAAACGTATATGCTGACTCTTATTTTACTGAAAAACGTACATTAAAAGATATCAGTGCTACTTTATCGAAGGTAGATACAACAGATCTAGGTATTGAGCAATACAATGCTGGTGAAGAGGTAGATGGTCAGTTTATTGATCGTCGTGATCTTGGAGCGGCTGATATAGCCGAGTATCATGTTCGTGGAATGTGGTATTTTGATAAGCGTCTGGCCGAATTAAAATATCGACTATTGGGAATTGCTCCCGTAGCGCCAGATGTTAACTTTATTGATTCAGGCCAAACAGATCTGGTAGAATTATTCTGGGTTTGGTACCCCGATGCAAGAGAAGTTTTACATGATGCAAAAGTGTTTACTGGGGGGAATACATCCCAGGTAATTTCTTTTGATCATTTACTGAATTCAAGGCGTTTTGATGGGGTTATCTACAAAGAAGATAACGTTCAGGGAGATCGTGAGATAGACGAATATATAGCAGACAATGCATTTATGCAGCTGCTGGAGTCTCAGCGCATCAAAGAACAGATCAGAAATTTTGAACAGGATATGTGGAGTTACTAA